From the genome of Hymenobacter cellulosilyticus, one region includes:
- a CDS encoding DUF2851 family protein, with amino-acid sequence MKEDFLHYVWQHQYFDKADLRTQQGEEITVLRPGYRNADAGPDFLNARLQIGEVEWNGAVEIHLRASDWLRHQHQTDPKYDQVILHVVYTADQDIVRTNGSLIPALALAPRIALSLVHTYLNLVDTGATATLPCAALLPRVPIITRTMMVERALLERVEQKADDVAALHEQLGQDWEATAYHVVAAGFGFKKNSEPLARLAKALPLAVVRRHRHEERQLEALLFGQAGFLADAALLAEDEYLRKLAQEYEFLRHKYQLAPAALAVHEWNFLRLRPANFPTVRLAQLVAVLHARPVLFNALLTAADIRTLEQFFLAPVPVYWRQHYRPAKPGKVPALGRSSLHLLIANVVVPLRVAHARYVGQPELIETAVALLEHLPAEHNYLTEPYELLGFEHRSAADSQGLLSLNRAYCVPRRCLRCSIGSQILQQNLVLG; translated from the coding sequence ATGAAAGAAGATTTCCTCCACTATGTCTGGCAGCACCAGTATTTTGATAAAGCCGACCTACGAACCCAGCAAGGCGAAGAAATTACCGTGCTCCGGCCCGGCTACCGCAACGCCGACGCCGGTCCTGACTTCCTCAACGCCCGCCTGCAGATTGGGGAAGTGGAGTGGAACGGGGCAGTCGAAATTCATCTGCGAGCCTCCGACTGGCTGCGGCACCAGCACCAGACCGACCCTAAATATGACCAGGTAATTCTGCACGTGGTGTATACTGCCGACCAGGACATTGTGCGCACCAACGGCTCTTTGATTCCGGCTCTGGCCCTGGCGCCGCGCATTGCTCTGAGCCTGGTGCATACCTACCTGAATCTGGTGGATACCGGCGCTACGGCCACCTTGCCCTGTGCGGCCTTGCTGCCCCGCGTGCCCATCATTACGCGCACTATGATGGTGGAACGGGCCCTGCTGGAACGGGTCGAGCAGAAAGCCGACGACGTGGCCGCCTTGCATGAGCAGCTGGGTCAGGACTGGGAAGCCACGGCCTACCACGTTGTGGCGGCCGGCTTTGGCTTCAAGAAAAACAGTGAGCCCTTGGCTCGTTTAGCCAAAGCCCTGCCGCTGGCCGTAGTGCGGCGTCACCGCCACGAAGAGCGGCAGCTGGAGGCCCTGTTGTTTGGCCAAGCGGGCTTTCTGGCCGATGCCGCGCTGCTGGCCGAAGATGAGTACCTGCGGAAGCTGGCCCAGGAGTACGAGTTTCTGCGCCACAAGTACCAGTTGGCGCCGGCGGCCCTGGCGGTCCACGAGTGGAATTTTCTCAGGCTGCGGCCCGCCAACTTTCCTACCGTGCGTCTGGCCCAGCTAGTAGCCGTGCTACACGCCCGGCCGGTCTTGTTCAACGCCCTGCTCACCGCCGCCGATATTCGCACCCTGGAGCAGTTCTTTCTGGCCCCGGTACCGGTCTACTGGCGGCAGCATTACCGGCCCGCCAAACCCGGCAAAGTGCCCGCGCTTGGCCGCAGTAGCCTACATTTGTTGATTGCCAACGTGGTGGTGCCCCTGCGGGTGGCCCACGCCCGCTACGTGGGACAACCAGAGCTTATTGAAACCGCCGTGGCTTTACTCGAACACCTGCCTGCTGAGCACAACTACCTGACCGAACCCTACGAGCTGCTCGGCTTCGAGCACCGCTCTGCCGCCGACTCCCAGGGATTGTTGTCCTTGAACCGGGCCTACTGCGTGCCCCGCCGCTGCCTGCGCTGCTCCATTGGTAGCCAGATTCTGCAGCAAAATCTGGTACTCGGGTGA
- a CDS encoding carbon-nitrogen hydrolase family protein: protein MASLFSFLKNKKPASALVSPPAHPESTATVRIGLGQLLVEGGEPERNLERAAQMIADAARQGCDLVLLPETLDFAWTHPSALTEALPIPGAFSDLLCQEALRHNIMVCAGLTERLNGRNYNAAILISAQGEILTKYHKINLLTVEQPFYAVGQTLSVVDTPLGKIGVNVCADNYLEGLSIGHTLARMGAEFILAPASWTVDYSITEENDPYQQKWLRPFSILAQLYNVAVLSTTSVGYIVGGPYEGKKSIGCSLAVDASGVRAQGVFNEFAGQLVVTDMPRPVRPEQGTAIGEMLRRKGYRFDELPT, encoded by the coding sequence ATGGCTTCGCTTTTCTCTTTTTTAAAGAACAAGAAACCAGCTTCCGCGCTTGTTTCGCCTCCCGCCCACCCCGAATCGACTGCTACTGTGCGCATTGGCCTGGGCCAGTTGCTGGTAGAAGGCGGGGAGCCCGAGCGCAATCTGGAGCGGGCCGCGCAGATGATTGCCGATGCCGCCCGGCAGGGCTGCGACCTGGTGCTGCTGCCCGAAACCCTGGACTTCGCCTGGACCCATCCCAGCGCCCTAACTGAGGCCTTGCCCATTCCCGGCGCCTTCAGCGACCTGCTCTGCCAGGAAGCTCTGCGTCACAATATCATGGTCTGCGCTGGCCTGACCGAGCGGTTGAACGGGCGCAATTACAACGCGGCCATTCTGATCAGTGCCCAGGGTGAAATCCTGACCAAGTACCACAAGATCAACCTACTTACCGTTGAGCAGCCGTTTTACGCGGTAGGCCAGACGCTGAGCGTCGTGGATACGCCCCTGGGTAAAATTGGCGTCAACGTGTGCGCCGACAACTACCTCGAAGGCTTGTCCATTGGGCACACCCTGGCCCGCATGGGCGCCGAGTTTATCCTGGCCCCCGCTTCCTGGACGGTAGACTACTCCATTACGGAGGAAAACGACCCCTACCAGCAGAAGTGGCTGCGGCCCTTCTCGATTCTGGCTCAGCTCTACAACGTGGCCGTGCTCAGCACCACATCGGTAGGCTACATTGTGGGTGGCCCCTACGAGGGCAAAAAAAGTATCGGCTGCTCCCTGGCCGTCGACGCCTCGGGCGTGCGGGCCCAGGGCGTTTTCAATGAATTTGCCGGTCAGCTGGTCGTCACCGACATGCCGCGGCCGGTGCGGCCCGAGCAGGGCACGGCCATCGGCGAGATGCTGCGCCGCAAAGGCTACCGTTTCGACGAGTTGCCGACCTAA
- a CDS encoding phosphorylase family protein — MPIPESELIINRDGSVYHLNLLPDHISETIITVGDPERVPLVSQHFDSIETQIHKREFVTHVGYYKGKRLTVISTGMGTDNIDILINELDALVNIDFVTREPRPWKSGFPCASCA, encoded by the coding sequence ATGCCCATTCCCGAATCGGAGTTGATTATCAACCGCGACGGCAGCGTGTACCACCTGAACCTGTTGCCCGACCATATTTCCGAAACGATTATCACCGTCGGCGACCCGGAGCGCGTGCCGCTGGTCAGCCAGCACTTCGATTCCATCGAAACCCAGATTCACAAGCGGGAATTTGTAACCCACGTGGGCTATTACAAGGGCAAGCGCCTTACGGTTATTTCCACCGGCATGGGCACCGACAACATCGACATCCTCATCAACGAGCTGGACGCGCTGGTCAATATCGACTTCGTGACCCGGGAGCCCCGCCCCTGGAAGAGCGGATTTCCCTGCGCATCGTGCGCGTAG
- a CDS encoding acyl-CoA reductase, whose amino-acid sequence MNHSDRVAAFVALGQRLQHLSSDELADLTRRARNSNTWFDEPNVTAAVQGVAELLTEDTLRTWAARYPAEPEQARRVGVVMAGNIPLVGFHDLLCVLISGHHLLAKPSADDKVLMAWVAQELTTIEPRFTERIAFVDRLNDADAFIATGSNNTARYFEYYFSKKPNLIRRNRTSLAILTGEESAETLAALGRDIFQYYGLGCRNVSKLYVPENYSFTPLLDALQPWERVLTHNRYQNNYDYNKSILLVNNVPHFDNGFLLLNEAAPLVSPISVLHYGRYASEVDLVDQLTDAAEQIQCIVSDGGAMPAALPSGRPSHRRLRTMPTGWTPWLFWQK is encoded by the coding sequence ATGAATCATTCCGACCGTGTCGCCGCTTTTGTGGCCCTGGGCCAACGCCTGCAACACCTTTCCAGCGACGAACTCGCCGACCTGACGCGCCGGGCCCGCAACAGCAATACCTGGTTTGACGAGCCCAACGTGACGGCCGCCGTGCAGGGTGTGGCCGAGCTACTGACCGAAGACACGCTTCGCACCTGGGCTGCCCGTTACCCAGCCGAACCCGAGCAGGCCCGCCGCGTGGGCGTGGTCATGGCTGGCAACATCCCGCTGGTCGGCTTCCACGATTTGCTGTGCGTGCTCATCAGCGGCCACCACCTGCTGGCTAAGCCCAGCGCCGACGACAAGGTTCTCATGGCCTGGGTTGCCCAGGAGCTGACCACTATTGAGCCGCGCTTTACCGAGCGGATTGCTTTTGTGGACCGCCTCAACGACGCCGACGCCTTTATTGCCACCGGCTCCAACAATACGGCCCGCTACTTCGAGTATTATTTCAGCAAAAAGCCCAACCTGATCCGGCGCAACCGCACCAGCTTGGCTATTCTGACGGGAGAGGAAAGCGCCGAAACGCTGGCCGCCCTGGGCCGCGACATTTTTCAGTACTACGGCCTGGGCTGCCGCAACGTGTCGAAGCTCTACGTGCCCGAGAACTACTCGTTCACTCCCCTGCTCGACGCGCTGCAGCCCTGGGAGCGGGTGCTGACCCATAACCGCTACCAGAACAACTACGACTATAATAAAAGCATTCTGCTGGTCAACAACGTGCCACACTTCGACAACGGTTTTCTGCTGCTCAACGAAGCGGCTCCGCTGGTGTCGCCCATTTCGGTGCTGCACTACGGCCGCTACGCCAGCGAGGTAGACCTAGTCGACCAGCTGACCGACGCGGCCGAGCAGATTCAGTGCATCGTCTCGGACGGGGGCGCTATGCCGGCAGCTTTGCCTTCGGGCAGGCCCAGTCACCGAAGGTTACGGACTATGCCGACGGGGTGGACACCATGGCTTTTTTGGCAGAAATAG
- a CDS encoding 4Fe-4S dicluster domain-containing protein gives MAIMITDECINCGACEPECPNTAIYEGGAQWRWADGTTLKEVQVDGGATVSGTAPQTPVSDEYYYIVSDKCTECVGFHEEPQCAAVCPVDCCVDDPDYRESQEKLISKKEWLHAGA, from the coding sequence ATGGCCATCATGATAACCGACGAGTGCATCAACTGTGGTGCCTGCGAACCAGAATGCCCCAACACCGCCATCTACGAAGGCGGCGCCCAGTGGCGTTGGGCCGACGGCACTACGCTGAAGGAAGTACAGGTCGACGGGGGCGCTACGGTTTCCGGAACGGCGCCCCAAACGCCCGTGTCCGATGAGTATTACTACATCGTGTCCGACAAGTGCACCGAGTGCGTGGGCTTTCACGAGGAGCCCCAGTGCGCCGCCGTCTGCCCCGTCGACTGCTGCGTAGACGACCCCGACTACCGCGAAAGCCAGGAAAAGCTCATCAGCAAGAAAGAGTGGCTGCACGCCGGCGCATAA
- a CDS encoding NeuD/PglB/VioB family sugar acetyltransferase — MENPVIILGAQSLGTTALDAFTSNDVVVYCLLDDDAKLQNAELNNVPVMGNTDDKELLKLLGKKCEVFVATEDTASRRSLTNMLRDEYEVVPVNAIHARASVAEHAWLGHGNLIGAGAVVASNAKLGNGCLVGANAVVEVGAELADYVQVGAGAIINPGVKVEEQAFIGSGAIIVAGVKIGAKARVGAGSVVVADVPANQTVFGNPAAKV; from the coding sequence ATGGAAAATCCTGTCATTATTCTGGGGGCGCAAAGCCTCGGCACCACGGCCCTCGATGCCTTTACCAGCAATGATGTAGTGGTCTACTGCCTGCTCGACGACGATGCCAAGCTGCAGAACGCCGAGCTGAACAACGTGCCCGTGATGGGCAACACCGACGACAAGGAGCTGCTTAAGCTGCTGGGCAAAAAGTGCGAAGTGTTTGTGGCTACAGAAGACACCGCCAGCCGCCGCAGCCTGACCAACATGCTGCGCGACGAGTACGAAGTAGTGCCCGTCAACGCTATTCACGCCCGCGCCAGTGTGGCCGAGCACGCCTGGCTCGGTCACGGCAACCTGATTGGTGCCGGCGCCGTGGTGGCCAGCAACGCCAAGCTCGGCAACGGCTGCCTGGTGGGCGCCAACGCCGTGGTTGAAGTAGGGGCCGAGCTGGCCGACTACGTGCAGGTAGGCGCCGGGGCAATTATCAACCCCGGGGTGAAAGTCGAAGAGCAGGCCTTCATTGGCTCGGGCGCCATCATTGTGGCCGGGGTCAAGATTGGCGCCAAGGCCCGCGTTGGGGCCGGCTCGGTGGTGGTGGCCGACGTGCCCGCCAACCAGACCGTCTTCGGCAACCCCGCTGCGAAAGTGTGA
- a CDS encoding phosphorylase family protein, with translation MRVGTSGALQADIPIGSHLVTEHAVGLDSLMQFYPLVETGLEVEVATGIQQSLDLAYRPYCVRGSDLLREQLGAGMVVGNTLTCPGFYGPQGRVLRLDLRLPDLISRFQSFRHQSAEGEFRLTNFEMETAGYYGLGRMLGHEVVSLNAIVANRATGEFATNAEATVNDLIQKTLDRV, from the coding sequence GTGCGCGTAGGCACCAGCGGCGCCCTGCAGGCTGACATTCCGATTGGCTCCCACCTAGTGACCGAGCACGCCGTGGGACTCGACTCGCTGATGCAGTTCTACCCGTTGGTCGAAACCGGCCTGGAAGTGGAAGTAGCCACCGGCATTCAGCAAAGCCTGGACCTAGCTTACCGCCCATACTGCGTGCGCGGCTCCGATTTGCTGCGCGAGCAGCTGGGCGCGGGCATGGTGGTGGGCAACACGCTTACCTGCCCCGGCTTCTACGGTCCCCAGGGTCGGGTGCTGCGCCTCGACCTGCGCCTGCCTGACCTGATCAGCCGCTTCCAGAGCTTCCGGCACCAGAGTGCCGAGGGCGAATTCCGTTTGACCAACTTCGAGATGGAAACGGCCGGCTACTACGGCCTGGGCCGCATGCTGGGTCACGAGGTAGTGTCGCTCAACGCCATTGTCGCCAACCGCGCCACTGGTGAGTTTGCTACCAATGCCGAGGCAACCGTCAACGACCTGATCCAGAAAACCCTCGACCGGGTTTAG